A genomic stretch from Pomacea canaliculata isolate SZHN2017 linkage group LG2, ASM307304v1, whole genome shotgun sequence includes:
- the LOC112558082 gene encoding LOW QUALITY PROTEIN: KAT8 regulatory NSL complex subunit 2-like (The sequence of the model RefSeq protein was modified relative to this genomic sequence to represent the inferred CDS: inserted 1 base in 1 codon), whose amino-acid sequence MVMLRGKAALIRNMKVRTVAEGQQCGYSHRTCTQNRIDGYEYCIKHILEDKSSPFKQCSYVAPKTSRRCANAAPKSDRKDGRYCMEHAKKTALARQRASRKQRPPETAETLLEELGSSNTIGPDATTDGKRXRLPYDSMASRALEYASSSDSDAEAPLVDQAWRHDNDSDAESIDSDQEDPLKHAGVYSQEEVALLLRDKLIRLQSLYIEQFKRLQHVLKEKRRKFLQAYKQEHEILGSIRAYKNDSSQHKKYSRLRAMQRYHRFYGKEALLHQKCNLRRIAVAEGINYRPPTFTRCIAATSDGRCNRRVVPLSKYCSKHILNDVHQVLFRPCSFRGNACSEPVFSLDEFHFVHAMQHLQMIKPAVPGLLRQSQKLAEKCQGEMLLFPGHDATIKEVKPSQIIPMTV is encoded by the exons ATGGTCATGTTGCGAGGAAAAGCTGCCCTCATACGCAACATGAAAGTTCGAACAGTTGCAGAAGGTCAGCAGTGTGGTTACAGTCATCGAACATGCACTCAGAACCGAATTGATGGCTATGAATACTGCATCAAGCATATTCTAGAAGACAAGTCTAGTCCTTTCAAGCAATGTAGTTATGTTGCACCAAAGACCAGTCGTCGGTGCGCAAATGCTGCTCCAAAGTCAGATAGAAAAGATGG CAGATACTGCATGGAGCATGCCAAGAAAACAGCATTAGCAAGACAGCGTGCAAGTCGTAAACAACGTCCACCTGAGACAGCAGAAACACTTTTAGAAGAGTTAGGCTCTTCAAATACCATTGGCCCTGATGCTACTACAGATGGCAAGC TGCGCCTGCCATATGACAGTATGGCCAGCAGAGCTCTTG aaTATGCAAGCTCCTCGGACTCTGATGCTGAGGCTCCCTTGGTAGACCAGGCATGGCGGCATGACAACGACAGTGATGCGGAGAGCATTGACAGTGACCAGGAAGATCCTCTGAA GCATGCAGGTGTTTACAGTCAAGAAGAGGTTGCACTGCTGTTGCGGGACAAACTGATTCGTCTTCAGTCCCTATACATTGAACAGTTTAAGCGTTTACAACATGTGCTGAAGGAGAAACGTCGCAAGTTTTTGCAAGCATACAAACAAGAACATGAAATATTAG ggAGCATTCGTGCTTACAAGAATGATAGCAGTcagcataaaaaatattcaagacTGAGAGCCATGCAGCGATATCACAGATTTTATGGGAAG GAGGCCCTTTTACACCAGAAATGCAATTTGCGTCGCATAGCTGTAGCAGAAGGCATCAATTATCGTCCTCCAACATTTACACGTTGCATAGCTGCAACCAGTGATGGTCGGTGTAACAGAAGGGTAGTACCATTGTCAAAATATTGTTCAAAGC ATATCCTAAATGATGTGCATCAGGTGCTTTTTAGGCCTTGCAGTTTCCGTGGAAATGCATGCTCTGAACCTGTGTTTAGTCTGGATGAATTCCATTTTGTCCACGCCATGCAGCATTTACAAATGATCAAGCCAGCAGTGCCAGGGCTACTCAG ACAGAGTCAGAAACTAGCAGAAAAATGTCAAGGAGAGATGCTGCTGTTTCCTGGACACGATGCGACGATCAAGGAGGTGAAGCCAAGTCAGATAATCCCAATGACAGTGTAG